CACCCCAGGATGTCAtaatgaggggcagtatataaactgatgaatgaataaataaaattcagttcTGCTTTCACAAGCTATACAAGTTATTTTAAGGCACAGCTTTAATATAGGATTGGACTGTGTTACTGGTAGGCGGTAATGAAGGACTAGCCAACTTTTGATACAGTTTTTAACTTTTTtacatattgtatttttaattttcataGCCATCTGCTTTGAGTCCATAGTAGGAGAAAAGGagattaaaatagttttaataaAACTGGTAGATTGTGGTGTTTCCTACAAGGAGAGCCTGAAGAACCTGGACTTTTCAGCTGAGGAAAAAAAGGTATGTGATAAGTTAAAAAAATTAGGTATACAGATAAAAGTGGACGGAGAACGTTTCTGCCTTTTGCCATAATGACAGAAGTTGAGTAGCAGGACAAAAAGAAGCACTTCACTCAACAAGTAATTAAACTGTAAAACACATCCAGCAGGTAAAGT
The nucleotide sequence above comes from Paroedura picta isolate Pp20150507F chromosome 4, Ppicta_v3.0, whole genome shotgun sequence. Encoded proteins:
- the LOC143835456 gene encoding uncharacterized protein LOC143835456, translated to MPMASDMAPGGALEAEDILEVLENPTATNQELPDLPGHEHSGLSQAETQPYYVKLLDKTAICFESIVGEKEIKIVLIKLVDCGVSYKESLKNLDFSAEEKKVCDKLKKLGIQIKVDGERFCLLP